A single window of Dendropsophus ebraccatus isolate aDenEbr1 chromosome 5, aDenEbr1.pat, whole genome shotgun sequence DNA harbors:
- the TNFSF11 gene encoding tumor necrosis factor ligand superfamily member 11: MNPGGYLRGTADLGGPPEIRDRAPHPFPRSVFIALLLLGLLQVGCTLGLFLYVKAQVEPNLMTKKELQCWRTILKMGEAPLSMDTIAKEEGNECERMQLAFNGAVEKAAQGLVSQKQRHIGNDIMQDPVLSRSYNHQTWPAAHLTLANSTSGDSAVVQLRSWNHKEGWANIQNMGYSNGTLKVLQDGYYFVYANICFRHHKVSQKITQENLLLMLYVYKSNKSKRPAETLLKGGSTAVWSNSTLYNFYSVYQGGIFRLLAGEEVFIKASNAALLDPAQEASYFGAFKVLDIHL; this comes from the exons ATGAACCCCGGCGGGTACCTGCGGGGGACGGCGGACCTTGGGGGTCCCCCGGAGATCCGTGACAGAGCCCCCCATCCCTTCCCTAGGTCCGTCTTCATTGCTCTTCTTTTGCTGGGTCTGCTCCAGGTTGGCTGCACGTTGGGCTTATTCCTCTACGTTAAGGCacag GTGGAGCCAAATTTGATGACCAAGAAAGAGCTTCAGTGTTGGAGGACAATTCTGAAGATGGGAGAAGCTCCACTCTCTATGGATACCATTGCTAAAGAGGAAGGAAATGAATGTGAAAGGATGCAGCTGGCATTTAATGGGGCAGTAGAAAAG GCAGCACAAGGGCTAGTTTCACAAAAGCAGCGTCACATAGGAAATG ATATTATGCAGGATCCAGTCTTGTCGAGGAGCTATAACCACCAGACATGGCCAGCTGCACATCTCACACTAGCTAATAGTACTTCAG gtGACAGTGCTGTGGTGCAATTGAGGTCGTGGAATCATAAGGAAGGCTGGGCAAACATACAAAACATGGGCTACAGCAATGGAACATTAAAAGTCCTACAAGATGGATATTATTTTGTGTATGCTAATATTTGCTTTAGACATCACAAAGTATCACAGAAGATCACTCAAGAGAATTTGCTGCTCATGCTTTATGTCTATAAATCGAATAAGAGTAAAAGACCTGCCGAAACGTTACTTAAGGGTGGAAGTACTGCAGTATGGTCTAATAGTACATTGTACAACTTTTACTCGGTCTACCAAGGAGGCATTTTCAGATTACTTGCCGGCGAGGAAGTATTTATCAAGGCTTCAAATGCAGCACTATTGGACCCCGCTCAGGAAGCTAGCTATTTTGGAGCCTTTAAGGTTCTTGATATTCATTTgtaa